A single Arthrobacter dokdonellae DNA region contains:
- a CDS encoding AMP-binding protein: MLSEVLDPESAVYVSEVLMQFALRDLTIGEVLSTQATRHRDKPCLVFETVSFTYQEVELETNRLANGLGSAGVDFGEHVAVMLGNGPEILLSIFALGKLGAVAVPLNTSARGKGLAYNLDHADATTLITDAQFLPHIAAIIHLTSSLKRLIIVGEPPSGADLPADLIVLKFNDLRSSNTLAPTTDVKYNDQAFLMYTSGTTGPSKAVMYTHAYALTWAGGFADAHSYRSDDIMYVSMPLFHGNALHSATYGCLLVGATVVIKPKFSASKFWRDIYTYGATLTNLLGSMGDILWNLDPSEYERKNTLRQIMAGPIPDRGRQMEERWHVQLVSCFGLTDFGVSNFSTVDDPPSKFGSCGLVSPHFEVRIVDDNDFEVPDGQLGEIVLRTKTPWHSASGYYKMPTETAASLRNQWFHTGDLGICDADGFLYFKDRKKDAIRRRGENISAFEVEQVLMDYEGIAEVCAYAVAIDGDEEVGVSLITTPGHNFVPADLIKWCEGRMSYFMVPRFIDTREDLPRTESGKIQKHSLRTDAQSNVKQLWDRVSEGIEVGRL, encoded by the coding sequence ATGCTTTCGGAAGTTCTGGATCCAGAGAGCGCAGTCTATGTAAGTGAGGTTCTGATGCAGTTCGCCCTTCGAGACTTGACGATCGGAGAGGTTCTCTCGACCCAAGCCACACGACACCGTGACAAGCCGTGCCTGGTCTTCGAAACAGTCAGTTTCACTTATCAGGAGGTAGAGCTGGAAACCAACAGACTCGCCAACGGCCTGGGTTCAGCTGGAGTTGATTTCGGCGAACACGTAGCGGTTATGTTGGGTAATGGTCCCGAGATTTTGCTCTCAATTTTCGCCTTAGGGAAACTAGGCGCCGTAGCCGTCCCGCTGAACACATCGGCGAGAGGCAAGGGGCTGGCCTACAATCTTGATCACGCTGATGCCACCACGCTGATTACTGACGCACAGTTCCTTCCGCATATCGCGGCGATCATCCACCTAACCTCCTCTTTGAAGCGCTTGATCATCGTCGGTGAACCGCCCTCTGGCGCTGACCTGCCTGCTGATCTCATTGTCTTGAAGTTCAACGATCTGCGGTCCAGCAATACACTTGCGCCCACAACTGACGTGAAATACAACGATCAAGCCTTCCTGATGTACACGTCAGGGACGACCGGCCCATCGAAGGCCGTTATGTACACACACGCGTACGCCCTTACGTGGGCCGGGGGGTTCGCCGATGCACACAGCTATCGCAGCGACGACATCATGTACGTATCTATGCCCTTGTTTCACGGGAATGCTTTGCATTCCGCCACTTATGGGTGCTTATTGGTCGGAGCCACGGTCGTTATAAAGCCCAAATTTTCAGCATCCAAGTTTTGGCGTGACATATATACTTACGGTGCCACTCTGACAAACCTTTTAGGTTCAATGGGTGACATTCTCTGGAATCTTGATCCATCCGAATATGAGCGCAAGAACACCCTTCGCCAAATTATGGCGGGACCCATACCAGACCGCGGTCGCCAAATGGAAGAACGCTGGCACGTCCAGCTAGTGTCCTGTTTCGGATTAACCGATTTCGGAGTTTCAAACTTTTCGACGGTCGATGATCCTCCTAGTAAGTTCGGATCTTGCGGACTGGTGTCACCGCATTTTGAGGTACGAATCGTTGACGATAACGATTTCGAGGTACCTGACGGACAACTTGGCGAGATTGTCTTGCGCACAAAGACGCCATGGCATAGTGCCTCGGGCTACTACAAGATGCCGACCGAAACAGCGGCTAGTCTGCGGAATCAATGGTTCCACACCGGAGATTTAGGAATTTGCGACGCAGACGGATTTCTGTACTTCAAGGATCGAAAGAAGGACGCAATCCGCAGGCGCGGTGAGAATATATCTGCGTTCGAGGTCGAGCAGGTGTTGATGGACTACGAGGGCATTGCGGAAGTCTGCGCCTATGCGGTGGCGATTGACGGAGACGAAGAAGTAGGCGTTTCTCTTATTACTACGCCAGGCCATAACTTTGTGCCGGCTGATCTGATTAAGTGGTGTGAGGGACGAATGTCGTACTTCATGGTGCCGCGATTTATCGATACACGCGAAGACTTGCCGAGAACTGAGAGCGGAAAAATTCAAAAGCATTCGCTTCGCACGGATGCGCAATCCAACGTCAAGCAGTTGTGGGATCGCGTGTCGGAAGGCATCGAGGTTGGTCGGCTATGA
- a CDS encoding SMP-30/gluconolactonase/LRE family protein, with protein MTRLEKIAAGFRLLEGPVWDPTSGLVFADAEGGGVFGLNETGTGPAIIVQHRRGIGGLVRHQAGGLVVSGRNVAYKGTDISSTVVLLDNTPEISGMVGFSDMCADAAGRVLAGMLGSRPTEENHLSDHGSLWLIDLDGSARCLIPSPKVRHTNGLAFSPDDTSLYYADSGQRAVFVYDYDVACGRVGEPRLFATMDAGIPDGLAVAADGSVWVANAFASRVLVFGPDGGLQRTINIPQEIVTNVCFGGTAMDEVFITTGSLNPAERVGAVYHLSNDVPGLQTHQAKCPVLIGAAPPAVSPKEDD; from the coding sequence ATGACCCGTCTCGAAAAGATAGCCGCAGGCTTTCGTTTACTAGAGGGGCCGGTCTGGGATCCAACCTCCGGCTTGGTATTCGCAGACGCCGAGGGGGGCGGGGTATTTGGTCTCAACGAGACTGGAACTGGCCCCGCCATTATCGTGCAACACCGACGAGGAATCGGCGGGTTAGTGCGTCATCAGGCGGGCGGTCTTGTCGTATCCGGTCGCAATGTCGCATACAAGGGAACCGATATATCGTCGACGGTCGTTCTGTTAGACAACACCCCTGAAATAAGTGGCATGGTCGGATTCAGCGATATGTGTGCCGATGCAGCGGGTCGCGTGCTAGCCGGTATGTTAGGATCACGGCCCACCGAGGAGAACCATCTCTCCGACCACGGGAGTCTCTGGCTCATCGACTTGGACGGATCCGCCCGATGTCTAATACCGTCACCTAAGGTTCGGCACACCAACGGTTTGGCGTTCTCCCCAGACGACACCAGCCTCTACTATGCAGATTCTGGTCAGCGGGCTGTCTTCGTATATGACTACGACGTTGCCTGCGGCCGTGTCGGCGAACCACGTCTGTTCGCCACGATGGACGCTGGCATCCCTGATGGGCTAGCGGTTGCGGCTGATGGAAGTGTCTGGGTAGCAAACGCGTTCGCATCCCGTGTGCTTGTTTTCGGTCCTGACGGAGGTCTGCAGCGCACCATTAACATACCCCAGGAAATCGTGACCAACGTTTGCTTCGGCGGCACTGCAATGGACGAGGTATTCATCACCACGGGGTCCTTGAACCCGGCCGAGCGTGTTGGTGCTGTGTATCACTTGTCTAACGACGTCCCTGGACTGCAAACCCATCAAGCAAAATGCCCCGTGCTGATAGGAGCGGCGCCCCCAGCTGTGTCCCCAAAGGAGGATGACTAA
- a CDS encoding MFS transporter produces MTQYNLSTSDAGPNSEHDAPVDSRTNRRRTVVSSALGTTIEWYDFLLYGFLAPVVFNQLFFPTFDPVVGTIIVFSTLAVGYGARPIGGIVFGHFGDKVGRKKIFMVTLLLMGASTIGIGLLPTYETIGVWAPILLVTLRFIQGIGVGGETGAGTLLTLETAPDNRRGLYGSIVMATASVGVILSVGSVALLSLMPRDDLLSWGWRMPFLGSVILVVIGAYIRRRITESPAFAKKQQIKKVPALEVFRTAWRPTLAGIALAMVASTLYHLVATFALSIGPRNYGLSVTGLTVATMVAGVVSLITIPLSGRLSDSGGRKRNYYIGIPLAMVTVTVYFLYLLPSQNILLVGCGMVVAIGVAQALMYGVEGALISENYPTPVRFSGFSIAKQIGTLLGAGFSPLIASSLAAAFNNNAWAYVIFFGLEAVIALVALTLMKETYRTPLQPAVR; encoded by the coding sequence ATGACGCAATACAATCTATCTACTTCAGACGCAGGACCGAACTCCGAGCATGACGCGCCAGTGGACAGTCGGACCAACCGTCGAAGAACAGTGGTGTCAAGTGCGCTGGGCACCACAATAGAATGGTACGACTTCCTCCTGTACGGCTTCCTCGCGCCCGTCGTGTTCAATCAACTGTTCTTCCCGACATTCGATCCTGTAGTCGGAACAATCATCGTATTCTCAACACTGGCCGTGGGGTATGGTGCACGGCCAATTGGGGGTATCGTATTTGGCCACTTCGGCGACAAAGTTGGTCGGAAGAAGATATTCATGGTGACTCTTCTGTTGATGGGGGCTTCAACGATAGGTATTGGTCTGCTGCCCACCTACGAAACCATAGGCGTATGGGCACCCATACTCTTGGTCACGCTTCGATTTATTCAAGGAATTGGCGTAGGCGGTGAAACGGGGGCTGGCACGCTTCTCACCCTTGAAACGGCTCCGGATAACCGACGCGGCCTGTATGGCTCAATCGTCATGGCAACCGCCAGCGTCGGGGTCATACTTTCAGTTGGCTCCGTCGCGCTGCTGAGTCTGATGCCGCGGGACGATCTACTTTCCTGGGGATGGCGCATGCCATTTCTGGGCAGCGTCATCCTAGTTGTAATCGGTGCTTACATCCGGCGCCGTATCACCGAATCGCCGGCTTTCGCGAAAAAACAACAGATTAAAAAGGTTCCTGCTCTCGAAGTCTTCCGAACTGCATGGCGGCCTACTCTTGCCGGGATTGCCCTGGCAATGGTTGCTTCCACTCTCTATCACCTCGTTGCGACTTTTGCGCTGTCGATTGGGCCTCGGAACTACGGTCTCTCAGTGACCGGACTAACCGTCGCCACCATGGTCGCGGGCGTTGTTTCGCTGATTACTATTCCCCTAAGTGGCCGCCTATCCGACTCGGGAGGACGAAAACGCAACTACTACATCGGTATTCCGCTCGCCATGGTAACGGTTACGGTCTATTTCCTGTACTTACTGCCGTCACAGAATATTCTGCTTGTGGGTTGCGGAATGGTAGTAGCTATTGGGGTGGCACAAGCACTGATGTATGGCGTTGAAGGAGCACTCATTTCCGAGAACTATCCGACGCCGGTTCGCTTCTCTGGGTTCTCAATTGCAAAACAGATTGGAACGCTGTTGGGCGCAGGATTCTCACCTCTGATTGCTTCGAGCTTGGCCGCCGCGTTTAACAACAACGCTTGGGCGTACGTTATCTTTTTCGGATTGGAGGCCGTAATTGCTCTAGTCGCCCTTACCCTCATGAAGGAAACCTACCGCACCCCCCTGCAGCCGGCAGTTCGGTAA
- a CDS encoding ISL3 family transposase has translation MTEPTGVDSDAATSIFNLPDYRVISATVLDDGSRRIIIETDQPPGCPTCGVVATRRKERRVQRIRDIPVAGAVEVLWSKYRWHCEERTCPRLSFFEATTQVPRRARSTGRLRDHVVDAVIRSGRAVSETAVAFGVSWWMVRAALNEACLLTLPDVDELSPRMLGIDEHRFRSVRFFRDPESSAWIRQEPWMTTIVDLDTGQVLGMVDGRDHKGVGDWLFARPLDWRLAVQVVAIDPSAAFRKALRMWLPRTAVAVDHFHLVSLGNQAMTETRQNLSQQVKGRRGRTVDKAWAHRMLLLRAGDTLSDSAAHRLADVFAVDDPTGKLEAVWKVKEQLRALLRTSSLADAAVAKEELHVLVQAAARPETNKLYRTVCRWSNEIEVLIVTGATTGKVEANNTAIKHIKRTGRGYRNPGNYKSVILMRSAVRTAA, from the coding sequence TTGACTGAGCCTACCGGGGTGGACTCCGACGCTGCCACCAGCATCTTCAACCTGCCCGACTACCGCGTCATTTCCGCCACCGTCCTGGACGACGGGAGCCGCCGGATCATTATCGAAACCGACCAGCCACCTGGCTGCCCGACCTGCGGTGTCGTAGCGACCAGGCGGAAGGAACGACGTGTCCAGCGCATCCGGGACATCCCGGTCGCCGGCGCCGTTGAAGTTCTCTGGTCCAAATACCGCTGGCACTGCGAGGAACGGACCTGCCCGCGGCTCTCGTTCTTCGAAGCCACAACCCAGGTCCCGCGTCGTGCCCGATCCACCGGCCGGCTCCGGGACCACGTCGTTGACGCGGTGATCCGCTCGGGACGGGCAGTGTCCGAGACCGCTGTGGCATTCGGTGTCTCGTGGTGGATGGTGAGGGCCGCGCTGAATGAAGCCTGCCTGCTCACACTGCCTGATGTCGATGAACTCAGTCCGCGGATGCTGGGCATTGATGAACACCGGTTCCGGTCCGTCCGATTCTTCCGTGACCCGGAATCCAGCGCCTGGATCCGACAAGAGCCCTGGATGACCACGATCGTGGACCTCGACACAGGGCAGGTCCTGGGCATGGTCGATGGGCGGGACCACAAAGGCGTCGGCGACTGGCTCTTCGCCCGTCCCCTGGACTGGAGACTGGCCGTCCAAGTCGTCGCCATCGACCCCTCGGCCGCGTTCCGCAAAGCGCTACGGATGTGGCTCCCACGCACCGCAGTCGCAGTCGATCATTTCCACCTCGTCTCCCTGGGCAACCAGGCAATGACCGAGACACGCCAGAACCTGTCCCAGCAGGTCAAGGGCCGACGCGGCCGCACCGTGGACAAGGCCTGGGCGCACCGGATGCTGCTCCTGCGCGCCGGCGACACTCTCAGCGACAGCGCAGCCCACCGCCTGGCCGACGTCTTCGCCGTTGACGACCCGACCGGCAAGCTCGAAGCGGTCTGGAAGGTCAAAGAACAACTGCGGGCACTGCTTCGCACGAGCTCCCTCGCCGACGCAGCCGTCGCGAAAGAAGAACTCCACGTCCTTGTTCAGGCCGCCGCGCGGCCCGAAACGAACAAGCTCTACCGCACCGTCTGCAGATGGTCGAACGAGATCGAGGTCCTCATCGTCACCGGCGCCACCACCGGCAAGGTCGAGGCCAACAACACCGCCATCAAACACATCAAACGCACCGGCCGCGGCTACCGCAACCCAGGCAATTACAAATCAGTTATTCTCATGAGAAGTGCCGTCCGGACGGCGGCATGA
- a CDS encoding transposase: MIGARHSSRLRGAIMGKNKSDVIDSEVLTHVGEIFDPPPLVLASPGQLALRRAVVRRAGAVIDGNRYWRRLLSLARWAFPDVWTAFAGSESTALAVLGRWPHLRSLASARAATLTAVVAEHTRDVADTPARATAIKTAARGWADFWDGHLDLDALAVDVMEHLTDLQESRARVDRFTSHARQWWEQLYGDDPLILSLPGVGPATGPCIRAYFGDGSGFDSAKKAANYVGITPSNWSSGTMNQSRRAISKEGPAPLRLAFYQAGSVARTMDPQLAAFDHRLMTEHGHCHTQATIAVARKLAERTWKTLTTGQMYELRDLEGQPVTKRAAKELIASHYTVTPKQRSQSRSHTIEAKRARLTR, encoded by the coding sequence ATGATCGGCGCCCGCCACTCCTCGCGGCTGCGCGGAGCCATCATGGGCAAGAACAAATCCGACGTCATAGACTCCGAAGTCCTCACGCACGTCGGCGAGATCTTCGACCCGCCACCCTTGGTCCTTGCATCTCCGGGACAGTTGGCGCTGCGGCGGGCCGTGGTCCGCCGGGCCGGCGCCGTGATTGACGGCAACCGGTACTGGCGGCGGCTGCTGTCACTGGCGAGGTGGGCCTTTCCCGATGTGTGGACCGCGTTCGCCGGTTCCGAGTCAACGGCCCTGGCCGTGCTGGGTCGCTGGCCCCACCTCCGGTCCCTGGCATCGGCGCGGGCGGCGACCCTGACGGCTGTGGTCGCCGAGCACACCCGTGATGTCGCCGATACTCCCGCCCGCGCGACAGCGATCAAGACGGCAGCACGGGGATGGGCGGATTTCTGGGACGGACATCTGGACCTGGACGCGCTGGCCGTCGACGTGATGGAACACCTGACTGACCTGCAGGAGTCCCGGGCAAGGGTGGATCGCTTCACGTCGCATGCACGGCAGTGGTGGGAGCAGCTCTACGGCGATGACCCGCTGATCCTGTCCCTGCCCGGCGTGGGCCCGGCAACCGGTCCCTGCATCCGAGCCTACTTCGGCGACGGATCCGGGTTCGACAGCGCCAAGAAAGCAGCCAACTATGTCGGCATCACCCCTTCAAACTGGTCCTCCGGAACGATGAACCAGTCTCGCCGGGCCATCAGCAAGGAAGGACCGGCACCCCTGCGCCTGGCTTTCTACCAGGCCGGTAGCGTCGCCCGGACCATGGATCCCCAGCTGGCCGCGTTCGATCACCGGCTCATGACCGAACACGGGCACTGCCACACCCAGGCCACGATCGCTGTCGCCAGGAAACTGGCCGAAAGGACCTGGAAAACCCTCACCACCGGGCAAATGTATGAGCTCCGGGACCTCGAAGGCCAGCCGGTCACCAAACGGGCAGCGAAAGAACTCATAGCCTCCCACTACACCGTCACACCCAAGCAACGCAGCCAGTCGCGGTCCCACACGATCGAAGCAAAACGGGCCCGCCTGACACGGTAA